One Weissella ceti DNA window includes the following coding sequences:
- the femX gene encoding UDP-N-acetylmuramoylpentapeptide-lysine N(6)-alanyltransferase: MPILDRQNAEQMTRYTTFMQSTPEGRVTQDLAWGQVKNNWESREVFVENEVGEITGAMTMLLTDTPAGKKFAYASKGPVIAGGFNLDVLNALVTEAKQILDDAYVLRMDPEIDYSDELNAALIEAGYTTRNRNVADAGMHATIQPRLNMVINLRDFPDAKETLDLYPSKTKSKLKRPFRDGVEVAWANDAEALEAFYNTYETMAKRHEISYRPKEYFERMQAAFDDDTMRIFMATREGELLSTGIAFKYGEKIWYMYAGSMDGNVYYAPYAVQSAMIQWALDENIALYDMGGIEEESTSDPLYVFKHTFVKAAPLEYIGEIDVVLDNDVYNELVK, translated from the coding sequence ATGCCAATTTTAGATCGTCAAAACGCTGAACAAATGACGCGCTATACAACATTTATGCAATCAACACCTGAAGGGCGTGTGACGCAAGATTTGGCTTGGGGACAAGTGAAGAATAACTGGGAATCACGCGAAGTCTTCGTCGAAAATGAAGTTGGTGAAATCACAGGGGCAATGACAATGTTATTGACTGATACACCAGCTGGGAAGAAGTTTGCTTATGCATCAAAGGGACCTGTTATTGCAGGTGGATTTAACCTGGATGTGTTGAATGCCTTGGTAACTGAAGCAAAGCAAATTTTGGATGATGCCTATGTGCTACGTATGGATCCAGAAATTGACTACTCAGATGAATTGAATGCTGCATTGATTGAAGCGGGTTACACAACTCGTAACCGTAACGTTGCAGATGCAGGAATGCACGCAACGATTCAACCCCGTTTGAACATGGTGATTAACCTACGTGATTTCCCTGATGCCAAGGAAACGCTAGACTTGTACCCATCAAAGACGAAGAGTAAGTTGAAGCGTCCATTCCGTGATGGCGTTGAAGTCGCCTGGGCTAATGATGCAGAAGCACTAGAAGCTTTCTACAACACATATGAAACAATGGCTAAGCGTCATGAAATTTCATACCGTCCAAAGGAATACTTCGAACGTATGCAAGCAGCATTCGATGATGACACAATGCGCATCTTTATGGCGACGCGTGAAGGTGAATTGTTGTCTACCGGAATTGCGTTTAAATACGGTGAAAAGATTTGGTATATGTACGCCGGTTCAATGGACGGGAATGTTTACTACGCACCATATGCTGTTCAATCTGCGATGATTCAATGGGCGCTCGATGAAAACATTGCGTTATATGACATGGGTGGAATTGAAGAAGAAAGCACTTCAGATCCACTTTATGTGTTCAAGCAT
- a CDS encoding TrmH family RNA methyltransferase, translating to METIKSAQNSRVKTWQKLQTKKGRQTTQTYLLDGWHLVQEAIENNGRLRALIGTPEQLALHADAIPHGVPVFEITADIAKKLSDLVTPQGIFAEVSLPTSNRDPKYIHDGAWLFLDGIQDPGNVGTMVRTADAAGFTGVVFGEGSVDPYSPKAIRAMQGSQFHLELASGDLVNWTRTFQDNNMDVYGTKLDTDAADLFSMTPAENFALIMGNEGQGMQEDVANATTQNLYIPLSGHAESLNVGVAAGVAMFALKSR from the coding sequence ATGGAAACTATTAAATCAGCTCAAAATAGCCGAGTGAAGACATGGCAAAAATTACAAACAAAGAAGGGTCGTCAAACGACTCAAACTTACCTACTAGATGGTTGGCACTTGGTGCAAGAAGCTATCGAAAATAACGGACGTCTACGCGCCCTTATTGGTACACCAGAACAATTGGCATTGCACGCAGATGCAATTCCTCATGGTGTTCCTGTTTTCGAAATCACAGCTGACATTGCAAAGAAGTTGTCAGACCTAGTTACACCACAAGGAATCTTCGCGGAAGTATCACTTCCAACAAGTAACCGTGACCCAAAGTACATCCACGATGGTGCTTGGTTGTTCCTTGATGGTATCCAAGATCCTGGTAACGTTGGAACAATGGTCCGTACTGCAGACGCTGCTGGATTTACTGGTGTGGTCTTCGGTGAAGGATCAGTTGATCCATACTCACCAAAGGCTATCCGCGCAATGCAAGGAAGCCAATTCCACCTAGAACTTGCTAGTGGAGACTTGGTTAACTGGACACGTACATTCCAAGACAACAACATGGATGTCTACGGAACAAAGTTGGATACAGATGCTGCTGACTTGTTCAGCATGACACCTGCTGAAAACTTCGCCCTAATCATGGGTAACGAAGGACAAGGTATGCAAGAAGACGTTGCTAACGCAACAACTCAAAACTTGTACATTCCACTGTCTGGACATGCTGAATCATTGAACGTCGGTGTCGCAGCCGGTGTTGCAATGTTCGCCTTAAAGTCTCGTTAA
- a CDS encoding HD domain-containing protein, translating to MQNWQHDQAYREIVDGLLAEPSVQHLSDYIQHHHTDRLTHSISVSYRSYRIAKRLHLNATAVARAGILHDLFYYDWRETKFESGNHAYIHPRIALRNAERLTPLSPMERDIILKHMWGVTAALPKYRESLLVDIVDDYVAVTEFFIPTKRRVKNILSHVKNH from the coding sequence ATGCAAAATTGGCAACATGATCAAGCATATCGTGAGATCGTCGACGGACTGCTTGCAGAACCGTCGGTACAACACCTAAGTGATTATATTCAACATCACCATACCGACCGTCTAACTCATTCAATTAGCGTTTCTTATAGAAGTTATCGGATTGCTAAACGCCTACACTTAAATGCAACGGCTGTTGCGCGTGCAGGTATCTTACATGACCTCTTCTATTATGATTGGCGTGAAACTAAGTTCGAATCTGGAAATCATGCGTATATTCATCCCCGTATTGCGTTACGTAATGCGGAACGATTAACACCACTCTCTCCAATGGAACGAGATATTATTCTTAAACATATGTGGGGTGTGACTGCCGCGTTACCAAAGTATCGTGAAAGTCTGTTGGTTGATATCGTTGATGATTATGTCGCGGTTACTGAATTCTTTATTCCAACAAAACGTCGTGTTAAAAACATATTGTCTCATGTAAAAAACCATTAA
- a CDS encoding DNA/RNA helicase domain-containing protein has translation MSLGQPIAFNDLKNTFNASPEKLDVLKNALKSHSFILKEQELKNLSELIRELVSHGFNDSETSFYFGIKPPAPINDEFDMFFNNEKKILNFDFKDNTIGIKPEEEIKISVLEKFQRQERLLCTMQKGRYLCHVAMYVSEYGIKYWKYSKTEKNLEEISINEVCKIFQSLGTTALNNEILNINPSDFIISPVTNTDKFLNHEYWLTEDQNNVVKKVMNANLISNAFSIEGAGGSGKTMVAFDIILKLPRARKLYSFTGRKRQGHFDLEKKIPNLTIVGAKEFAQLSLEDFDVILIDEAQRSFDNVRPQLDKAIRLASNNEVQKTVVFYDVKQSLSKKDFGGGVKSLLAGRANELSLTDNVRSNENINAFVNKFLDLSYSYKKGVTHQTIANDVMFRYFTNKNDANQWLSTCSENGYSVLEQVPEWQKEKERSTSLVTTDVIGEDVSKVAIMIDERYEYKWIEPEPGTRGSGKYKLHHINEVQNHYHPIEGLYVNLSRAKEKIAIAVVNNPDVVEVFANCIFGNRDS, from the coding sequence GTGAGCTTAGGACAACCAATAGCGTTTAATGATTTAAAAAACACGTTCAATGCATCACCAGAAAAATTAGATGTATTAAAGAATGCACTTAAGTCACACTCGTTCATATTAAAAGAGCAAGAACTAAAAAATTTAAGCGAATTAATAAGGGAACTAGTGTCACATGGATTTAACGATTCTGAAACCAGTTTTTATTTTGGAATAAAGCCTCCGGCACCTATTAATGATGAATTTGACATGTTCTTTAATAATGAAAAGAAAATACTAAATTTTGATTTTAAAGATAATACTATTGGTATTAAACCTGAAGAGGAGATCAAAATATCTGTGTTAGAAAAATTTCAAAGACAAGAAAGACTATTATGTACGATGCAGAAAGGTAGATATTTATGTCATGTTGCGATGTATGTGAGTGAATATGGCATTAAGTATTGGAAGTATTCTAAAACTGAAAAAAATTTAGAGGAAATTTCAATAAATGAAGTGTGTAAAATTTTTCAATCGTTGGGAACTACTGCGTTAAATAATGAAATTCTAAACATTAATCCATCTGATTTTATTATCTCTCCGGTAACGAATACTGACAAATTTTTAAACCACGAGTATTGGTTAACGGAAGATCAGAATAATGTTGTTAAAAAAGTTATGAATGCAAATTTGATCAGTAACGCGTTTTCAATCGAAGGGGCGGGAGGATCTGGGAAAACCATGGTAGCTTTTGATATTATATTAAAACTCCCCAGGGCTAGAAAACTCTATTCGTTTACTGGAAGAAAACGTCAGGGGCATTTTGACTTAGAGAAAAAAATACCGAATCTTACTATTGTAGGGGCAAAAGAATTTGCACAGCTGTCTTTAGAAGATTTCGATGTGATTCTTATTGATGAAGCCCAACGATCATTTGATAATGTTAGACCTCAACTTGATAAAGCAATCCGTCTAGCCAGTAATAATGAAGTACAGAAAACAGTGGTTTTTTATGATGTTAAACAATCCTTAAGTAAAAAGGATTTTGGTGGTGGGGTTAAAAGCTTATTAGCTGGAAGGGCAAATGAATTAAGTTTGACAGATAATGTTAGATCAAATGAAAATATCAACGCGTTTGTAAACAAATTCTTAGATTTATCATATTCATATAAAAAAGGAGTTACTCATCAAACTATTGCGAATGACGTAATGTTTCGATATTTTACAAACAAGAATGATGCAAATCAATGGCTATCAACTTGTTCTGAAAATGGATATTCGGTATTGGAACAGGTACCTGAATGGCAGAAGGAAAAAGAACGTTCGACATCTCTAGTTACGACGGATGTCATTGGCGAGGACGTCTCTAAAGTAGCTATCATGATTGATGAGAGATATGAGTATAAATGGATTGAACCTGAACCAGGTACAAGAGGATCAGGAAAATACAAGTTACACCATATTAATGAAGTTCAAAATCATTATCATCCGATTGAAGGGCTATATGTAAATTTAAGTAGAGCAAAAGAGAAAATCGCCATTGCAGTTGTAAATAATCCTGATGTTGTGGAAGTTTTTGCAAACTGTATTTTCGGTAATAGAGATTCATAA
- a CDS encoding UvrD-helicase domain-containing protein has translation MTTKKIILAKAGAGKTRYVTQSNEFIGKRILYTTFTNENIKNITFLVQDSSHKSENVYIQTYHSMLINNFIRPYINDINSCFTENINLSNGISWVSEQEIGEKRFAKKQNIDFWTNSNGQIYGNRVSRLILDNKFVFEKGLQRLRKYFDVIIVDEFQDFTNYDFSFLRELIQKSKMDIVYVGDVYQSLVTTTSTTVTPYKNDYSSDVFFIKKQFETEPFNIQVDGELFLDSKRITENVAEFVKEKLGINITSNKKNSGYVHFIDDFADDVLEKVESILIFDRKTIVPEKYRNKTYNWTISKGSTFENVAIILTPTTYDKLLVDASKELSISTRNKLYVALTRSKSDVYLISPDCWKFFISDDWERPAKQLALDF, from the coding sequence ATGACAACTAAAAAAATAATATTAGCAAAAGCTGGTGCTGGAAAAACGAGATACGTTACACAATCTAATGAATTTATTGGAAAGCGAATTTTATATACAACATTTACAAATGAAAATATAAAGAATATTACCTTTCTTGTTCAGGATTCATCACACAAGAGTGAGAATGTTTATATTCAAACATATCACTCGATGCTGATAAACAATTTTATTAGACCCTATATTAATGACATTAATAGTTGTTTTACTGAGAATATTAATTTATCAAATGGAATAAGTTGGGTAAGTGAACAAGAAATTGGTGAAAAAAGATTTGCGAAGAAGCAAAATATCGATTTTTGGACAAATAGTAATGGACAAATATACGGGAACCGAGTAAGCAGATTAATACTAGACAATAAGTTCGTATTTGAAAAAGGGTTACAACGTCTAAGAAAATATTTTGATGTAATTATTGTTGATGAATTTCAAGACTTTACAAATTATGACTTTTCATTTTTGAGGGAACTTATCCAAAAAAGTAAAATGGACATTGTTTATGTCGGAGATGTATATCAATCATTGGTGACAACGACATCGACAACAGTAACCCCCTATAAAAATGATTATTCAAGTGATGTCTTTTTCATCAAAAAACAGTTTGAAACTGAACCCTTTAATATTCAAGTTGATGGCGAGTTATTTTTAGACAGCAAAAGAATTACAGAAAATGTTGCTGAATTTGTAAAAGAAAAATTAGGAATAAACATTACGTCAAATAAAAAAAATAGTGGTTATGTACATTTCATAGATGACTTTGCAGACGATGTTCTTGAAAAAGTAGAGAGTATTTTGATATTTGATAGAAAAACAATTGTACCCGAAAAGTACAGAAATAAAACGTACAATTGGACGATTTCCAAAGGGAGTACATTTGAAAATGTTGCAATTATTTTAACCCCAACAACATATGATAAATTATTGGTAGATGCCAGTAAGGAATTATCGATTTCTACTAGAAATAAATTGTATGTTGCGCTGACTCGTTCAAAAAGCGATGTATATTTGATTTCACCAGATTGTTGGAAATTTTTTATATCTGATGATTGGGAGAGACCAGCAAAACAGTTAGCACTAGATTTTTAA
- a CDS encoding ATP-dependent nuclease, with amino-acid sequence MNTISKLHLEGFKKYKEHTEINFNKDISILIGDNDSGKSSVLQAISIVLKGKYHNINSSTDNTYANLLNADLVRSFENDTKNRHDYTKLPSIKLVIEFELEKVPKNSVFDGENYPQSMKNWNLGSSGVIFEYKFNEDFKEQYMEWTLNQSDLGVFTLPFDLYQATWRTFSGVAYLMRQDPLKTITIDNSNWIGDPFNIFAKQLFNGLTDSKKQKMQSSYRQSISQIHSENIEEYELKINPNTTSLESILDVINVNNQVSIRHLGSGQENLIKTKLALESEDTRLILIEEPENHLSTNNTKQQITNIKKNINESQLIVTTHNPQIISRMGIKNVLWIKNNKPTIQTFSKLTQKTTSFFERLDNLNFLNLLSAKYIVLVEGTAEYIVMETLLKIANPALADSVEVISYKGRYYDAFYELARITNARVVIFTDNDRDEKRLQQAKNNNEKNEDVRIFLGEDLETEWTFEAAVYERNKQRIEKTPFSTRTVNSELNYMLDNKTIIALDMVDRFTDGSLVMPSYIENGLSWLLNDN; translated from the coding sequence ATGAATACTATTTCTAAACTACATCTAGAGGGATTTAAGAAATATAAGGAACATACGGAAATTAATTTTAATAAGGACATTTCTATCTTAATTGGAGACAATGACTCTGGGAAATCAAGTGTGTTACAAGCGATTTCTATTGTACTTAAAGGGAAATACCACAATATTAATTCGTCAACAGACAATACATACGCTAATTTGTTGAATGCTGATCTTGTAAGGTCGTTTGAAAACGACACAAAAAATAGACACGATTATACAAAATTACCATCAATTAAATTAGTGATAGAATTTGAGTTAGAAAAGGTGCCTAAAAATAGTGTTTTTGATGGAGAAAATTATCCACAATCCATGAAAAATTGGAATCTGGGATCGAGTGGTGTGATTTTTGAATATAAATTCAATGAAGATTTCAAAGAACAATATATGGAATGGACGTTAAATCAATCGGATTTAGGTGTGTTTACGTTACCGTTTGACTTGTATCAAGCAACCTGGAGAACATTTTCAGGTGTTGCATATTTAATGAGACAAGACCCATTAAAAACAATAACTATTGATAACAGTAATTGGATAGGCGATCCATTCAATATATTCGCAAAACAATTATTCAATGGATTAACTGACTCAAAAAAACAAAAAATGCAATCTTCGTACAGACAATCAATTTCTCAAATACACTCTGAAAATATTGAGGAGTACGAATTAAAAATCAATCCAAATACAACCAGTCTAGAGTCAATTTTAGATGTGATAAATGTAAATAATCAAGTATCTATAAGGCATTTAGGTAGTGGACAAGAAAATCTTATAAAAACGAAACTCGCGTTAGAGTCAGAAGATACGCGATTGATTTTGATTGAAGAACCAGAAAATCATTTATCTACAAATAATACTAAACAACAAATTACAAATATCAAAAAAAATATAAATGAATCACAATTAATTGTTACCACGCATAATCCTCAAATTATAAGCAGGATGGGGATTAAAAACGTTTTGTGGATCAAAAATAATAAGCCAACTATTCAAACATTCTCTAAATTGACTCAAAAAACAACAAGTTTTTTTGAACGCTTAGATAATTTGAATTTTCTGAATTTGTTGAGTGCAAAATATATTGTGTTAGTTGAGGGAACGGCTGAATATATTGTGATGGAAACCTTATTAAAGATTGCTAATCCAGCTTTAGCTGATTCTGTAGAAGTGATTTCGTATAAAGGGAGATATTACGATGCCTTTTATGAATTAGCAAGAATAACAAATGCTCGGGTAGTTATTTTTACAGATAACGATCGAGACGAGAAGCGATTACAACAGGCGAAGAATAACAATGAAAAAAATGAAGATGTAAGGATTTTTCTAGGTGAAGATTTGGAGACTGAATGGACTTTTGAAGCTGCCGTATATGAGCGGAATAAACAAAGAATTGAAAAGACGCCTTTTAGTACTAGAACTGTAAACAGTGAATTGAATTACATGCTAGATAATAAGACGATAATAGCATTAGATATGGTGGATAGATTTACAGATGGATCATTGGTTATGCCTAGTTATATTGAAAATGGACTAAGTTGGTTATTGAATGACAACTAA
- the prfB gene encoding peptide chain release factor 2, which yields MEIAEARNQLLEITTDVENFGKTLDLDALNDAIAANENEMSFPDFWNNHETAQAVIDDNNSLKERRDNYLKLTEGVEEVSTALELLSELPDEDMQAEMEEALEELQSNLDAYRLSQLLNEPYDKSNAILEIHPGSGGTESADWGANLQRMYTRWAERHGFKVELMDYHPGDVAGIDSATIKIIGHNAYGYLRSERGVHRFVRISPFDSAGRRHTSFVSIDVMPELDDSVEVDINPADVKMDVYRASGAGGQHINKTSSAVRLTHMPTGIVVASQQQRSQFQNKDTAYNMLRAKLYQVEMDKKEAERAQIAGDQMENGWGSQIRSYVFQPYRMVKDHRMNFEYGNPQAVMDGELDPFIDAYLRWKLATENPE from the coding sequence ATGGAAATTGCCGAAGCACGCAATCAATTACTAGAAATTACAACAGATGTTGAAAATTTTGGGAAGACATTGGACTTGGATGCATTGAACGATGCCATTGCGGCCAATGAAAATGAAATGAGTTTCCCAGACTTTTGGAATAATCATGAAACTGCACAAGCTGTGATTGATGATAACAACAGTCTAAAAGAACGTCGAGATAACTATCTAAAGCTAACAGAAGGTGTTGAAGAAGTCTCAACGGCCTTGGAATTGTTGAGCGAATTACCAGATGAAGACATGCAAGCTGAAATGGAAGAAGCACTAGAAGAACTGCAAAGCAATCTAGATGCTTACCGTTTGAGTCAATTGTTGAATGAACCTTACGACAAGAGTAATGCGATTCTAGAAATTCACCCAGGATCTGGTGGGACTGAATCAGCCGATTGGGGAGCGAACCTACAACGTATGTACACACGTTGGGCTGAACGTCATGGATTCAAGGTTGAATTAATGGACTATCACCCAGGTGATGTGGCTGGAATTGATTCTGCTACTATCAAGATTATTGGACACAATGCATATGGATACCTACGTTCAGAACGTGGTGTGCACCGTTTTGTTCGTATCTCACCATTTGACTCAGCTGGTCGTCGACACACGTCATTCGTTTCAATTGATGTGATGCCAGAACTAGATGATTCTGTGGAAGTGGATATTAATCCAGCTGACGTTAAGATGGACGTTTATCGTGCTTCTGGTGCTGGGGGACAGCACATTAACAAGACGTCATCAGCTGTTCGTTTGACGCACATGCCGACTGGAATCGTTGTTGCTTCACAACAACAACGTTCACAATTCCAAAACAAGGACACAGCTTACAACATGTTGCGTGCCAAGTTATATCAAGTGGAAATGGACAAGAAAGAAGCTGAACGTGCACAAATTGCGGGTGATCAAATGGAAAATGGATGGGGATCACAAATTCGTTCATATGTTTTCCAACCATACCGCATGGTTAAGGACCACCGTATGAACTTTGAATACGGAAATCCACAAGCTGTGATGGACGGAGAATTAGATCCATTCATCGATGCCTACTTGCGTTGGAAGTTAGCGACTGAAAATCCTGAATAA